The proteins below are encoded in one region of Pseudoduganella armeniaca:
- a CDS encoding thiamine pyrophosphate-binding protein: MTHPSRSGGQILVDALKIHGVDTAFGVPGESYLDVLDALHESSIRFVINRQEGGAAFMADAYGKLTGKPGICFVTRGPGATNASIGVHTAFQDSTPMILFIGQVGGDFMDREAFQEVDYRRMFGQMAKWVAQIDRADRIPEYIARAFQVATSGRQGPVVLALPEDMLITQAAVADTRRYQPVQASPSQQQMDQLRTMLAEAKRPLLLLGGSGWTDAACADILRFAEANALPVSCAFRFQDLVDNDHPHYVGDVGIGINPKLAKRVKEADLLIAIGPRLGEMTTSGYSIIAAPVPQQKLVHIHASMEELGSVYQADLMIASGMPQAARMLAALAPVDSGAWRASVEEAKAELRAWKGKPAIFQDGSAPLDLWQVVQDIDALTPRDTIITNGAGNYATWAHRFHRYGAMRTQLAPTSGAMGYSVPAGVAAKIVDPARTVITFAGDGEYMMNGQELATAVQYHAGVIVIVFNNQMFGTIRMHQEREYPGRVSGTTLHNPDFAALAVAYGAQGEVVEATADFAPALQRALAFTRERNLPAVIELRYDGNLITPGATLETIRATAAAAKAK, translated from the coding sequence ATGACGCACCCTTCCCGTTCCGGCGGCCAGATCCTGGTCGATGCACTGAAAATCCACGGCGTCGACACCGCCTTCGGCGTACCGGGCGAAAGCTACCTGGACGTGCTGGACGCGCTGCACGAGTCGTCGATCCGCTTCGTCATCAACCGCCAGGAAGGCGGCGCCGCGTTCATGGCCGACGCCTACGGCAAGCTGACGGGTAAGCCCGGCATCTGCTTCGTCACGCGCGGCCCCGGCGCCACCAATGCTTCGATCGGCGTGCACACCGCATTCCAGGATTCGACGCCGATGATCCTGTTCATCGGCCAGGTGGGCGGCGATTTCATGGACCGCGAGGCATTCCAGGAAGTGGACTACCGCCGCATGTTCGGCCAGATGGCCAAGTGGGTGGCGCAGATCGACCGCGCCGACCGCATCCCCGAATACATCGCGCGCGCCTTCCAGGTCGCCACCAGCGGCCGCCAGGGCCCCGTCGTGCTGGCCCTGCCGGAGGACATGCTGATCACCCAGGCCGCCGTGGCCGACACGCGCCGCTACCAGCCGGTGCAGGCGTCGCCCTCGCAGCAGCAGATGGACCAGCTGCGCACGATGCTGGCCGAGGCCAAGCGCCCGCTGCTGCTGCTGGGCGGCAGCGGCTGGACCGACGCGGCCTGCGCCGACATCCTGCGCTTCGCCGAGGCCAACGCGCTGCCCGTTTCCTGCGCGTTCCGCTTCCAGGATTTGGTCGACAACGACCATCCGCATTACGTCGGCGACGTCGGCATCGGCATCAATCCGAAGCTGGCCAAGCGCGTCAAGGAAGCCGACCTGCTGATCGCCATCGGCCCGCGCCTGGGCGAGATGACGACCAGCGGCTACTCCATCATCGCCGCGCCGGTACCGCAGCAAAAGCTGGTGCACATCCACGCCAGCATGGAGGAACTGGGCAGCGTCTACCAGGCCGACCTGATGATCGCCAGCGGCATGCCGCAAGCGGCACGGATGCTGGCCGCGCTGGCACCGGTGGACAGCGGCGCCTGGCGCGCCAGCGTCGAGGAAGCCAAGGCCGAGCTGCGCGCCTGGAAAGGCAAGCCGGCCATTTTCCAGGACGGCAGCGCACCGCTGGACCTGTGGCAGGTGGTGCAGGACATCGACGCGCTGACGCCGCGCGACACCATCATCACCAACGGCGCCGGCAACTACGCCACCTGGGCGCACCGCTTCCACCGCTACGGCGCCATGCGCACGCAACTGGCGCCGACCAGCGGCGCGATGGGCTACAGCGTGCCTGCCGGCGTGGCGGCCAAGATCGTCGATCCGGCCCGCACCGTCATCACGTTCGCGGGCGACGGCGAATACATGATGAACGGCCAGGAGCTGGCCACCGCCGTGCAGTACCACGCCGGCGTGATCGTCATCGTCTTCAACAACCAGATGTTCGGCACCATCCGCATGCACCAGGAGCGCGAATATCCGGGCCGCGTCTCCGGCACCACGCTGCACAACCCGGACTTCGCCGCGCTGGCCGTGGCGTACGGCGCGCAGGGCGAAGTGGTGGAAGCGACCGCCGACTTCGCGCCGGCACTGCAGCGCGCGCTGGCCTTTACCCGCGAGCGCAACCTGCCGGCCGTGATCGAGCTGCGTTATGACGGCAACCTGATCACCCCCGGCGCGACCTTGGAGACGATCCGGGCCACGGCGGCCGCGGCGAAGGCCAAGTAA
- the rsmH gene encoding 16S rRNA (cytosine(1402)-N(4))-methyltransferase RsmH, with protein MTNTAVPEFQHRTVLLDEAVDALAIAGARADGIYIDGTFGRGGHSRLLLSRLGANGRLIAFDKDPQAIATAQGIADARFTIVHDSFATMAAALAERGIAHVDGVLLDLGISSPQVDDAARGFSFRNDGPLDMRMDTTRGISAAQWLATESEQTLEKVIREYGEERFAFQIAKAIVARRAVEPISTTRQLAGIVAGAVKTREKGKDPATRTFQAIRIFVNQELEDLEAGLRQAYDALAIGGIMAVISFHSLEDRIVKRFFADKVNVAQPDRRLPIRAVDLPQPEMKLLAKIKPSDAEVDANPRARSAVMRVAQRLATNHPGAAR; from the coding sequence ATGACCAACACAGCGGTGCCAGAATTCCAGCATCGTACGGTGCTGTTAGACGAAGCGGTCGATGCGCTGGCCATTGCCGGCGCGCGCGCCGACGGTATCTACATCGACGGCACCTTCGGCCGCGGTGGCCACAGCCGCCTGCTGCTGTCGCGCCTGGGCGCCAACGGCCGCCTGATCGCGTTCGACAAGGACCCGCAGGCCATCGCCACCGCGCAAGGCATCGCCGACGCGCGTTTCACCATCGTCCACGACAGCTTCGCCACGATGGCGGCGGCGCTGGCCGAACGCGGAATCGCACACGTGGACGGCGTGCTGCTCGACCTGGGCATCTCGTCGCCCCAGGTGGACGACGCGGCACGCGGTTTCTCCTTCCGCAATGACGGCCCGCTCGATATGCGCATGGACACCACGCGCGGCATCTCGGCGGCACAGTGGCTTGCCACGGAATCCGAACAGACACTGGAAAAGGTGATCAGGGAATATGGGGAAGAACGGTTTGCTTTTCAGATTGCAAAGGCGATTGTTGCTCGCCGGGCAGTCGAGCCAATTTCAACCACACGACAGCTTGCCGGCATCGTGGCAGGCGCGGTCAAAACCCGGGAGAAGGGCAAGGATCCGGCCACAAGGACCTTTCAGGCTATCCGGATTTTCGTCAATCAGGAGCTTGAGGACCTCGAAGCAGGCCTGAGGCAGGCTTACGACGCGCTGGCGATCGGCGGCATCATGGCCGTCATCAGCTTCCATTCGCTGGAAGACCGCATCGTCAAGCGCTTCTTTGCCGACAAGGTCAACGTAGCCCAGCCAGACCGCCGCCTGCCGATCCGCGCCGTCGATCTGCCGCAGCCCGAGATGAAGCTGCTGGCGAAGATCAAGCCGTCGGACGCCGAGGTGGACGCCAATCCGCGCGCCCGTTCGGCGGTCATGCGCGTCGCGCAGCGCCTGGCCACCAACCATCCGGGAGCGGCGCGATGA
- a CDS encoding ArsR/SmtB family transcription factor, translated as MKREPEQSDGDRLLAVLAALSNPHRLRIVAALAGGGRNYVSQLAREIGISRPLLHLHLQKLEEAGLVVSQLELSADGKALNYFDVTPFAVTLTPAAIAAAAATLTINPEK; from the coding sequence ATGAAACGCGAACCTGAACAAAGTGACGGCGACCGGCTGCTGGCGGTACTGGCCGCGCTGTCCAACCCGCACCGGCTGCGCATCGTGGCCGCGCTGGCCGGCGGCGGGCGCAACTACGTCAGCCAGCTGGCGCGCGAGATCGGCATCAGCCGGCCGTTGCTGCACCTGCATTTGCAAAAGCTGGAGGAAGCCGGTCTCGTGGTCAGCCAACTGGAACTGTCGGCCGACGGCAAGGCCCTGAATTATTTCGATGTCACCCCGTTCGCGGTGACGCTGACCCCGGCGGCCATCGCCGCGGCGGCGGCCACGCTGACGATCAACCCTGAAAAGTAG
- the mraZ gene encoding division/cell wall cluster transcriptional repressor MraZ, producing the protein MFQGASAITLDAKGRMSIPAKHRDALSIQCEGRLTLTKHPDGCLLMYPRPVWEAKRDQIAAWPMSARGWQRILLGNASDVEMDSAGRILIAPELRDAVGLGREVVLSGMLTHFEIWDPVKRAENEQATIDVGMPDALSDFSF; encoded by the coding sequence GTGTTCCAGGGCGCGTCCGCAATCACTCTCGATGCGAAGGGCAGGATGTCTATTCCCGCCAAGCATCGTGACGCACTGAGCATTCAGTGCGAAGGACGCCTCACGCTGACCAAGCACCCGGACGGCTGCCTGCTGATGTACCCCCGTCCCGTGTGGGAAGCGAAACGCGACCAGATCGCCGCCTGGCCCATGTCGGCGCGCGGCTGGCAGCGCATCCTGCTGGGCAACGCCAGCGACGTCGAGATGGACTCGGCCGGCCGCATCCTGATCGCGCCGGAGCTGCGCGACGCCGTCGGCCTGGGCCGCGAGGTGGTCCTGTCCGGCATGCTGACCCATTTCGAAATCTGGGATCCGGTCAAGCGCGCCGAAAACGAGCAGGCCACGATCGATGTCGGCATGCCTGACGCCCTGTCTGATTTCTCCTTCTGA
- a CDS encoding sialidase family protein yields MESSRFAQWCARHRTALVCLLAVVTVVTAEGARWARAKRAGATPATIIVKDGAARLTEISNSLIPMPRDVPSAHASALTTLPGDRMLAFWWAGDRESAPNVKVYAARWQDGKWGQPWEVASRASLAQALGFGVRRIGNPVAWTAHDGRIHLYVVATGLGGWAASRLVHLVSSDQGASFVVRRLLPMSPLFNTSVLVRTSPVGLIDGGWWLPVYFEIGIKYPMLMSFDAAGDPSWVARIGRRISTLQPTVVPVSATEVRAWMRDASDEQRVQQAYSRDGGASWEDLPALDLPNHSTSLAAIRLRNGEFLMLHNHVVEGGSSRSMLRLSLSKDGRTWRPLADIANGDAGDEFSYPTMQQVGNELHVAYTYQRRAIAHHRYRITIGDKT; encoded by the coding sequence ATGGAGAGTTCCCGATTCGCGCAATGGTGTGCGCGCCACCGCACGGCACTGGTATGCCTGCTGGCGGTGGTGACGGTCGTCACGGCCGAGGGTGCGCGCTGGGCCCGCGCCAAGCGTGCCGGCGCCACGCCGGCCACGATCATCGTCAAGGACGGTGCCGCCCGCCTGACCGAAATCTCCAATTCCCTGATTCCCATGCCGCGCGACGTGCCGTCGGCCCACGCCAGCGCGCTGACCACGCTGCCGGGCGACCGCATGCTGGCGTTCTGGTGGGCGGGCGACCGTGAGAGCGCTCCCAACGTCAAGGTCTACGCGGCCCGCTGGCAGGACGGCAAATGGGGCCAGCCGTGGGAAGTGGCCAGCCGCGCCTCGCTGGCGCAGGCGCTGGGCTTCGGCGTGCGCCGCATCGGCAATCCGGTCGCCTGGACGGCGCACGACGGCCGCATCCACCTGTACGTGGTGGCCACCGGGCTGGGCGGCTGGGCCGCGTCGCGCCTGGTGCACCTCGTGTCCTCCGACCAGGGCGCCAGCTTCGTCGTGCGCCGCCTGCTGCCGATGTCGCCGCTGTTCAATACCAGCGTGCTGGTGCGCACCTCCCCCGTCGGCCTGATCGACGGCGGCTGGTGGTTGCCGGTGTATTTCGAGATCGGCATCAAGTACCCGATGCTGATGTCGTTCGACGCCGCCGGCGATCCGTCGTGGGTGGCCCGCATCGGCCGCCGCATCAGCACGCTGCAGCCGACCGTCGTGCCGGTCTCCGCCACCGAAGTGCGCGCCTGGATGCGCGACGCCAGCGACGAGCAGCGCGTGCAGCAGGCCTACAGCCGCGACGGCGGCGCCAGCTGGGAAGACCTGCCGGCGCTGGACCTGCCGAATCACAGCACGTCGCTGGCCGCGATCCGCTTGCGCAACGGCGAATTCCTGATGCTGCACAACCACGTGGTCGAAGGAGGCTCGTCGCGCAGCATGCTGCGCCTGTCGCTGTCGAAGGACGGCCGCACCTGGCGGCCCCTGGCCGACATCGCCAATGGCGACGCCGGCGACGAATTCTCGTACCCGACGATGCAGCAGGTCGGCAACGAGCTGCACGTCGCCTACACCTACCAGCGGCGCGCCATCGCGCACCACCGTTACCGCATCACTATCGGAGACAAAACCTGA
- the ftsL gene encoding cell division protein FtsL: MSGKINAVLAALLVICALSLVRSQYEARHLFIELERAQSQARQLDIEWAQLQLDQSTLGKHARIEEIARRDLEMTPLTPARTQYLTEGGK; this comes from the coding sequence ATGAGCGGCAAGATCAACGCCGTGCTGGCCGCGCTGCTGGTGATCTGCGCGCTGTCGCTGGTGCGTTCGCAGTACGAGGCGCGCCACCTGTTCATCGAACTGGAACGCGCGCAGTCGCAGGCGCGCCAGCTCGATATCGAGTGGGCCCAGCTGCAACTGGACCAATCCACGCTGGGCAAGCATGCCCGCATCGAGGAAATCGCCCGGCGCGACCTCGAGATGACGCCGCTGACGCCGGCCCGCACGCAATACCTGACGGAGGGCGGCAAATGA
- a CDS encoding porin, giving the protein MKKTLISVAVLGAMSSAAFAQSNVTIYGIVDASIVSERGGKAGNVTKVSSGTANASRIGFRGTEDLGGGLSAIFTLESGYKVDDGQLDASNTLFNRQAFVGLRSTTAGTLTIGRQYTPWYNALAQVADPFAAGLAGSAKNLFPANGANLRNSNAVVYQTPVFNGFSGELFYGFGEQSESSAGRQLSAAVSYTNGKLNARLAYNNRNNDTAIAPAATIERDIGHNSLLAVNYDFGVAKAFVAYGQNKGLNSSNLPNATAYTNVAVANSADTRNALIGAQVPVGAAGKVIISAIHTDDREAFNRDANQWAIGYTHDLSKRTTAYLSYAKIENKNGASYTVGGNSEVGTGDSAFNVGLRHSF; this is encoded by the coding sequence ATGAAAAAAACTCTAATCTCCGTCGCAGTTCTGGGCGCAATGAGCAGCGCCGCTTTTGCACAGTCGAATGTAACGATTTACGGTATCGTGGACGCCTCCATCGTGAGCGAGCGCGGTGGTAAGGCAGGCAACGTCACCAAAGTGTCGTCCGGCACGGCCAACGCATCGCGTATCGGCTTCCGTGGCACGGAAGACCTGGGTGGCGGCCTGTCCGCAATCTTCACCCTGGAATCCGGCTACAAGGTCGACGACGGCCAGCTGGACGCTTCCAACACCCTGTTCAACCGCCAGGCTTTCGTTGGCCTGCGTTCCACCACTGCTGGTACCCTGACGATCGGTCGTCAGTACACCCCGTGGTACAACGCGCTGGCACAAGTTGCTGACCCGTTCGCTGCTGGCCTGGCCGGTTCCGCAAAGAACCTGTTCCCAGCCAATGGCGCGAACCTGCGTAACAGCAACGCTGTTGTGTACCAGACCCCAGTGTTCAACGGCTTCTCCGGCGAACTGTTCTATGGCTTCGGCGAGCAGTCCGAGTCGTCCGCTGGCCGTCAGCTGAGCGCTGCCGTGTCGTACACCAACGGCAAGCTGAACGCACGCTTGGCCTACAACAACCGCAACAACGACACCGCGATCGCTCCAGCAGCAACGATCGAGCGCGATATCGGCCACAACAGCCTGCTGGCTGTGAACTACGACTTCGGCGTCGCCAAGGCCTTCGTTGCCTACGGCCAGAACAAGGGCCTGAACAGCTCGAACCTGCCTAACGCGACCGCTTACACCAACGTTGCCGTCGCCAACTCGGCCGACACCCGCAACGCCCTGATCGGTGCGCAAGTACCGGTCGGCGCCGCTGGCAAGGTCATCATCTCGGCTATCCACACGGATGACCGCGAAGCCTTCAACCGCGACGCCAACCAGTGGGCCATCGGCTACACCCACGACCTGTCGAAGCGCACGACCGCTTACCTGTCGTACGCCAAGATCGAAAACAAGAACGGCGCTTCGTACACCGTCGGCGGCAACTCCGAAGTCGGTACCGGCGACAGCGCGTTCAACGTGGGTCTGCGTCACTCCTTCTAA
- a CDS encoding HDOD domain-containing protein, which produces MTSLAIFFDNVKLPTISEVGHALIATLDNDEASAKSVAAIIARDPALTAKLMRLANSARFGSSRGVSSLDDAIALAGMAHIRTLALAACFAEAFPQLPGLDSDEFWKSSMACAGYAKWLASGIGADGGEAWLAGMMLRLGELLIYQVSPVAFAQIEQQPHLPGGRWEREQRLLGFSEGHITAELGRRWNFPDKIVQALESSSDPMAAHPFCRLAGIIHLASLLADTPSDDPAILDTLPADVMDTLRLRKEWLSKRFPSHDSFSAAP; this is translated from the coding sequence ATGACCAGCCTTGCCATTTTCTTTGACAACGTCAAACTCCCCACGATTTCCGAAGTCGGCCACGCGCTGATTGCCACCCTCGACAACGACGAGGCATCCGCCAAGAGCGTGGCCGCCATCATCGCACGCGACCCCGCGCTGACGGCCAAGCTGATGCGCCTGGCCAACAGCGCCCGCTTCGGCTCCAGCCGCGGCGTCAGCTCGCTAGACGACGCCATCGCGCTGGCGGGCATGGCCCATATCCGCACGCTGGCCCTGGCGGCCTGCTTTGCCGAAGCGTTCCCGCAGTTGCCGGGCCTGGATTCGGATGAATTCTGGAAAAGCAGCATGGCCTGCGCCGGCTACGCCAAATGGCTGGCCAGCGGCATCGGTGCCGATGGCGGCGAAGCCTGGCTGGCCGGCATGATGCTGCGCCTGGGCGAACTGCTGATCTACCAGGTGTCGCCGGTGGCGTTCGCACAGATCGAGCAGCAGCCGCACCTGCCGGGCGGCCGCTGGGAGCGCGAACAGCGCCTGCTGGGCTTTTCGGAAGGCCACATCACGGCGGAACTCGGCCGGCGCTGGAATTTCCCCGACAAGATCGTGCAAGCGCTCGAATCCTCGTCCGACCCGATGGCCGCGCACCCGTTCTGCCGCCTGGCCGGCATCATCCACCTGGCCAGCCTGCTGGCGGACACGCCCAGCGACGATCCGGCGATCCTCGACACGCTGCCGGCCGACGTGATGGACACGCTGCGCCTGCGCAAGGAATGGCTGAGCAAGCGCTTCCCATCGCACGATTCGTTCTCGGCCGCGCCTTGA
- a CDS encoding peptidoglycan D,D-transpeptidase FtsI family protein: MSRATSRASAATGARVAASKGVSFSRSPVLAVRLPTWRSRVVLFVLFAAFAALAGRALWLQGLSTQFLQKQGEARYARTIELPATRGKITDRNGQVLASSIPVKAIWAIPDDVLQAPPEKLRELARLLDMSEADLRKKLDSDRNFVYLKRQVEQDVADQIAKLKIDGIDTRKEYKRFYPQGEVMTHVVGFTNVEDVGQESMELAQQKTLVGTPGSRRVIKDRLGHIVEDIGAKHEPHDGKDLVLSVDSKIQYIAFTQLKGAVEKFKAKAGAAVVLDVHTGEVLALANYPSYDPNDRRALTGAQLRNRVMTDSFEPGSTLKPITVALALDKGKVSPHTTIDTGNGRLQILDRPISDTKAHGVITVQQIIEMSSNIGTSKIALSMPAQDMWEMFTKVGFGQQPKWGFPGAVAGRVRPYKSWRPVEQATMSYGNGIAVSLIQLARSYMMFARNGDTIPLSFQKVDQLPAGQQIIKPQTARDMREMLEMVVSGKDGTAKQAQIPGYRVGGKTGTAYKVENGRYAMPRKYIGSFVGIVPMSAPRFIIAVMIDEPTQGGHFGGQVAAPTFAKVAENALRAMNVPPDSTVTEIVVPTDTGPEAM, from the coding sequence ATGAGCCGCGCCACGAGCCGGGCCAGCGCCGCCACCGGCGCGCGTGTCGCCGCGTCGAAAGGCGTGTCGTTCTCGCGCAGCCCCGTGCTGGCGGTGCGGTTGCCCACGTGGCGCTCGCGCGTGGTGTTGTTCGTGCTGTTCGCCGCGTTTGCCGCGCTGGCTGGCCGGGCGCTGTGGCTGCAGGGCCTGTCCACCCAGTTCCTGCAAAAGCAGGGCGAGGCCCGCTACGCGCGCACCATCGAGCTGCCCGCCACGCGCGGCAAGATCACCGACCGCAACGGCCAGGTGCTGGCCTCGTCGATCCCCGTCAAGGCCATCTGGGCCATTCCCGACGACGTGCTGCAGGCGCCGCCCGAGAAGCTGCGCGAACTGGCGCGCCTGCTCGACATGAGCGAGGCGGACCTGCGCAAGAAGCTCGATTCGGACCGCAACTTCGTCTACCTGAAACGCCAGGTGGAGCAGGACGTGGCCGACCAGATCGCGAAACTGAAGATCGACGGCATCGACACCCGCAAGGAATACAAGCGCTTCTACCCGCAGGGCGAAGTGATGACGCACGTGGTGGGCTTCACCAACGTGGAGGACGTGGGCCAGGAATCGATGGAGCTGGCGCAGCAGAAGACGCTGGTCGGCACGCCCGGCTCGCGCCGCGTGATCAAGGACCGCCTGGGCCACATCGTCGAGGACATCGGCGCCAAGCACGAGCCGCACGACGGCAAGGACCTGGTGCTGTCGGTCGACTCGAAGATCCAGTACATCGCCTTCACGCAGCTGAAGGGCGCGGTGGAGAAGTTCAAGGCCAAGGCCGGTGCCGCCGTCGTGCTGGACGTGCACACGGGCGAGGTGCTGGCGCTGGCGAACTACCCCAGTTACGACCCGAACGACCGCCGCGCGCTGACCGGCGCGCAGTTGCGCAACCGCGTGATGACCGACTCGTTCGAGCCAGGTTCCACGCTGAAGCCGATCACGGTGGCGCTGGCGCTGGACAAGGGCAAGGTGTCGCCGCACACGACCATCGACACGGGCAACGGCCGCCTGCAGATTCTCGACCGGCCGATTTCCGACACCAAGGCGCACGGCGTCATCACGGTGCAGCAGATCATCGAGATGTCCTCCAACATCGGCACGTCGAAGATCGCGCTGTCGATGCCGGCGCAGGACATGTGGGAGATGTTTACCAAGGTCGGCTTCGGCCAGCAGCCGAAATGGGGCTTCCCCGGCGCGGTGGCCGGCCGCGTGCGGCCGTACAAGTCGTGGCGTCCGGTCGAGCAGGCCACGATGAGCTACGGTAACGGCATCGCGGTGTCGCTGATCCAGCTGGCCCGTTCCTACATGATGTTCGCCCGTAACGGCGACACGATCCCGCTGTCGTTCCAGAAGGTCGACCAGCTGCCCGCGGGCCAGCAGATCATCAAGCCGCAGACGGCGCGCGACATGCGCGAAATGCTGGAGATGGTCGTCTCCGGCAAGGACGGCACGGCCAAGCAGGCCCAGATTCCCGGCTACCGCGTGGGCGGCAAGACCGGCACGGCATACAAGGTGGAAAACGGCCGCTACGCGATGCCGCGCAAGTACATCGGTTCGTTCGTCGGCATCGTGCCGATGTCGGCGCCGCGCTTCATCATCGCGGTGATGATCGACGAACCCACCCAGGGCGGCCACTTTGGCGGCCAGGTGGCTGCGCCCACGTTCGCCAAGGTCGCGGAAAACGCGCTGCGGGCGATGAACGTGCCACCAGACTCCACGGTCACGGAAATCGTCGTGCCGACCGACACCGGACCGGAGGCCATGTAA